The Maridesulfovibrio frigidus DSM 17176 genome has a segment encoding these proteins:
- a CDS encoding LexA family transcriptional regulator, whose product MSKWFDETLERIKKATGTRTQVQLAEILNIRQSSISDAKRRSSIPAEWYIKLYRTHGLNPEWLSDGIEPVYLKPGKGKISADNILSETTAQYGQVQSRGRVVPVSSMAGEDSGAEKWEAQQVGELNIPETFYRPSMVVLKVEGSSMEPAIRRNAFAGIDETQRRLMAGDMYAVHVPHQGVVIRRVFFDPENSRFILRPEDPQHPELFIPVQDQDKLVVGRVVWVMQEV is encoded by the coding sequence ATGTCTAAATGGTTTGATGAGACTTTAGAAAGAATTAAAAAGGCGACCGGCACAAGAACTCAGGTGCAGTTGGCGGAAATTTTGAATATCAGACAATCCAGTATTTCTGATGCAAAAAGACGCAGCTCTATTCCGGCTGAATGGTATATTAAATTATACAGAACGCACGGACTGAATCCTGAGTGGCTTTCTGACGGCATTGAACCCGTTTATTTAAAACCGGGTAAAGGTAAAATATCTGCTGACAACATTCTCAGCGAAACAACAGCGCAGTACGGACAGGTCCAGTCCAGAGGAAGGGTCGTTCCTGTTTCCTCTATGGCTGGAGAAGATTCCGGTGCTGAAAAATGGGAAGCTCAGCAGGTTGGCGAGCTGAATATCCCTGAAACGTTCTATCGACCTTCAATGGTTGTTCTTAAAGTAGAAGGTTCATCTATGGAACCTGCTATTCGAAGGAATGCTTTCGCGGGTATTGATGAGACTCAAAGACGCTTGATGGCGGGCGATATGTACGCAGTACATGTTCCTCATCAGGGTGTAGTTATTCGCAGAGTCTTTTTTGACCCTGAGAATTCTCGCTTTATTTTGCGTCCTGAAGATCCACAGCACCCTGAATTATTCATTCCCGTGCAGGATCAGGATAAGCTTGTTGTTGGGCGAGTTGTGTGGGTAATGCAAGAAGTCTAA